The DNA segment CATTGCAAACACAGCACATGATAAACCAAAAAGACTAATAATTTTCCAGTATGAACTGCTGCATGTGCATACACATCCATGTGGTATGGTAATTCATTAAAATCCTTTtgggggtatgtgtacactgcaaagtTGTCAACagaacttttgtctttcacgggtacttaaaaaagcccctctgcgaaagacaaaagttttgccgacgcaagtggcagtgtgaacgcggctttgttGGCAGGCGCGctttcctgccaacaaagctaacgCCGTTCgcagggctggaagtattttgtcagcaaaagtgccgacaaagaaCATTTACACacgccttgtcgctaaaagctgcgtggtgtagacaagccctgggtgACTTTCAAGAGGGTTGAACACTCACAACTGCCATTCACTTCAGTTCTGAAATCAGGCTCGATCTGTATAAATACAGCCACTATGGTATTTTGTTGCATTCTCTAGTTACCAAATGAAAATGTAGGCAATTATCACTATATGAAGGAAGAGAGAAAGCAGTGAGTTTATAGAAATGCCCCTGGCCCACACTATTTGTAGGATTGCTCATAATTGCTGTTCgttcttttaaattaaaagaattacACTAAAATCTGTTTTGAATTGATGATTCTGGCAAAGATTTTCAAGAATAGAgtccagatcttcaaaggcatttaagctcctaacttccattgaaatcaatatctaaatacctttgaggatctgaacttccactgaaatcagtggaagttaggagcctaaatatctttgaggatctgggtgtaggtgcctaaagttagactcctaaaGCTATATTGAATTGCCCaaataagtggcctaattttcagaagtgctgagcaaccagcatcccccactgatttcagattTTAAAGTTCTTGGCCTCTCATTAACAGTTATCTGTAAATTGAATTAAGAAAAATATGCCTGCTTCAAAATGATAGTTTTTAGTCCTCAGTGTGAGAAGTTTATAAAAACATGCGGCCTCATCCTGCAGTCCATTTTGATGTCAATAGGCATTTTGGCCTAAGTTTTCAAGAGTGAATAATTATTTGGGGTACCTCAGTTTTTCCTAAAAGAGCCTGATTTTCTGAGGTAGGGTACTCAGCCCTTTTTGACAATCGGAGCCCTTCTAAGCTGTCACCCCAAAACTGAGGTGCTCCAGATCACTAACCACTCTTGGAAAATTTAGGCCTTTACATTCGGAAagactggaggattgggccaattgACAGACAAGCACTTGCAACATTTCTGTGGTGTAGGGTGAATATAATTCATGTTTTACACATGCAGAAAGACTATCTAACCTAGTATTTTCACAGATTTCCTAAATGGAAAAAAGGTCACTGTGAATCAATGGTAGAACCATTATTACATCTTTGGAGCTCTTCTGCCTAGGTCTGTGTTTGGTTCATGCAGTGCTTCGTATGTGCCATATACAAGGCCTGTcggttttcatttttaatttattttagtttttccaGGAATGTATTAGTATTtataacaaaaatttaaaaatgggtgaaaattggtgcaaaaaaTTTACATCACAGCTTgctgggtaaatatcagggttaaTATCAAGGGACGGGAggatggaaaaaaaacaacagatagAGAAAAGTGGAAGAGGTGAAGGAGCTGCCATCTCATGCTGCCTCTTCCACCTCTTCTGCTTCTGGGCCCATTTTAGAAGACGAGATGGTGGCTTGGTTACCAGGGCTGCCCAGGTTACTGAGCCACCATATCTTtccagagtggggagctgggtcCAGGGAGTTCTGGCACTACTATTTTTTTAGGACTGGAGTGCTGATCTCTACTCTCACAAGTACTCATATATTTTTTGTACGATTGCCTTTCTTTAATAGACAGCCTCACATTTACACTTAGACTAGTTTATTGTTAACATAAATGCATCTACTTAATATAACATATTTTCTTAACATAATCAGTATTTTCGTGTACTCGAGGGGTCCAAAATTCAGGTGAATATCAGTAAAAAACACATAGGCTTTTATAAAATCCTGGACATTtttggtaaaaactgaaaacaaagggcttGACCGTATAGCAAGGATTAGAGGGCATTCAGCATGCAACTTTTACTTTGTTTGTGTTCAGGTCCCACAAAGTTGTGCATTGTCAAGTAATGCCCCAGCAGGCTCTATGCAGGTGACTCCAGCACAAAAGTCCACTGAATCATGGTGTCAggtaagtttttaaaaacagtagaATGTGTAAATTTGCAAAGCTTTTTCACCCTTTGAAATGTAGATATAAATTGTTTGAGGAGTTAGCATGCAGTATTTAGTATAGTTTGGTGTATTTTTCTTTGCTTCTTGCAGATCATCACTGAAGGTGAACTGAGAGCCTTTTAAACTGCCATGAAAGAGCTTAAGTTCTGAGTTCCTTTTGTAACTGTGACATGTTATTGTATTTTGTTGATTGGCATTAGAAGAAGCGTTCCATTGTGCACACAACTAGAGGGAATAGTAGAATTATTGAATATTATTAGATAACTCTCTGAATTCAAAGTCTCCTCTcttccacctctcctcccatctgTAGCAGGAGCAAGCAGAATGGGAAAACGTAAACAAATTATTAGTGCGACATGGCTTAAAACCTGTGTGTCTTGCTAAACCAAGAAACAGCAGAACTCTGACAGGTAATGAAGTGCTGTTCTCTAGCAActcttattatttaaaaatattaaacttaAGTTCATAAATCCTCTTTTGATCTAACCTTCTCCACTTCCAAATGTTTATGGAGGTGCAAGTTGCCGCTCCTTTTATCACTGTCTTGTCTATCTTAAATGTCTACAGATACAATTGTTTTAGACAAGCACTCTTCACTGGGGATAAGACTTGCATTGAAAACACTGGTGGACGACACTGAACGACAACAGAAAATGATGCATGGCCTTATAGAGGCTAATCGCCAGCTTAGGTAAGACTTACTGTCAGTGAAAAGGAGTTTTTCACAAATGTGAAAACGTGTTCTATCTTTATGCAAGAGGCACACTTTCTTAAAAATTACCAAACCATTAGTTAAACTTTCCTTTTTCTGAGTATTGGAGTTTTTATCCTCACTTAAGTCCAAATCCTTAGTTCTTTCGCACGGGACGTGGGATTTATGGGTGATGGGGGTACCTGGTCAGCTGCTTTGCCATTACAGCAGCTGCTTCTGTAGTCCCCTTACTCGGGGTTCTGGCCAATGGAGCTGGCCTGCCTCACTACCCTACTTCCATGGGCTGCTACTGAGAGTCCCCTTGTGCCATGTCTTTGGGGCCTATCCTCCAAAAGTACCAGTATTTCACTACATTACTGAAGTGAGTTTATTATAAATGAAGGTAGGGctccatctttttgttttgttttaaattagggaTGATATACGCCAGGAGAGAGGTCGGGCATGTCGACAGGAACAACGAGCCAAAGAGTTGGAAAATGTTGTGGAGAACATCAAATCCAAAATTTGTCAGCTGGAAGATGAGTGTATAGCTAAAGTTTGCCAGCAACAGAATCAAGTGAAAGAACTTCAGAAAGATCAGCAAGCTTCACAGGTGCTTCTAACAGTAACTATTTGGGGACTCAAACCACAAATGCTTTTGACTGATTTAAAGggcttttgaaatattttcagtgatCAAAATAACAGATGTGAGAGTGTtatggagtttaaggccagaagggaccaccagatcatctagtctgacctcttgtacatcacaggccaccagtgCTACCCAGCACCCTTGCACTAAACCTAACAGTCACTATAAATTGTTATAttgtttgtatttattattttgaacCCCTACACAGTTCTTTGAAGAGTAGGGttgtaataaagaataaaattaccccttcccccacttctcCCACCTATTCACTACATGTAGACAGCAAGAACTTAGATTTTGTGAAACCATTGTAGTTTGCCAACTCTGTATCTTGTTTTACACACAATGTGCCATATTCCTTTTAGAATTTTCCTATCCCCTATTTGCAGACAAAGTACCATCACCAAAATGAAAAGTTGCATGAACAGGAAGAGACTATTGCACGTTTGCAGAAGGAGCTCCATAAGGTTGGGATGGAAGAGCAGCAGCGTGTTGCCACACAGAACAAAATGTTCTGCCAGTTTTGCAAGCGAGCCCCAAAGTCTCTCTTAGATCAACAGTAAGCAACTCTTTACCACCATGTTCATAAGTGAGAGCCTGATAATATTCTATGTAAAATGAAGAAACCGTTTTTAAATAACTATTCATTATAGGGTGGAAAGCATGAACATCTTAGAAGTGCCAGTTTAGAAATTACAGGTCCTTTTTACATATCTGTATAATAATTTTTTATGTATAATAAAACTGAGTTGGGTAAGTAATTTCATAGAGAAGAACAAGAATTACAGCCCTTGTACGCTAGgtggaagcaaagggaagaaaGTGACACCCTTTCCATATTGAATAGAATTCTAAATGGAGACATGTGTAACGTATACCACTATATAGGTTGATCCCATTCTGTATTTCTAAAAATTAGgctgtaagctttttttttttttttttcgtatTAAAGAAAGCAGCCTCTGCAGCCTATCCATAAGCATCTGAGGCAGTGTGTGAAGGCTGCTCCATATTCCAAGATTGATGTAGGGGATtccatccctctcccccaacataCAGTAGCATCTGTATATTGCTGATAAATTATAAGGTTGCATAGACTGTTGCCTTCACAGAGGCTTATGTGAATGCCATAGGAATTCAATTGGCAAGCTCTGTACCCCCTAACTTTCTTGTTAATGTTGGATGAGCAGGGGCGAGGCAGTTCCTCAGGTTGACTATTTGTTGGGAGAATTGTTCAATAATTGTGCCTTGGTATTTCTTTTAGTAGATAAGACAGCCTCTCATCTCCAGTTCATGTCTAGTTTCTTTTTAAACGAGTGTCCATAGACTATCTGGCACTCGTGTGATCAGAATCCCTCCTATTAGGGTACTCCAGTCCTTGGACTTGAGGAACTTCGTCAGGTTGTTAGCCCTGGTGGGGATCTATTTGCAATCTGATAGGTATGTGAGGTGCTCCTTACTGCCACAGATCTGGCTTTTAACCCTGCACAGCGAGCCAACCTTCTTTTGAATGGCTGCCAATTTCAGCCTGGTACAGGGTTAGCACCTATGGTTTGCATAGCCTAGAAAGTTATGGCTATTTTGTGCTGTGTTCACTGAACTGATATAAGTGAGAAATGGCACAGATAGGAACTTTGGGAGATAAGCAATTGCATCAAGCGATTTTTGGTCACAATACTTtgattattgtattttaaaattacatagaATAATTgcttgtggaatatttttaaagtttaaaatacatttctttccTCCTTCAGGTTTCTTAGTCTAATTGATTATTATGAATCTCAGATTAATCAAATGAAAAAGGAGCTAAGGTAAGATTGATCCGTTCATTAGTAACTGTTGAATTTATGGTATATAAAGTTACATTACATACTTTTCtggttgaagtcaataggaattttaccctggacttcagtgggaaggCTCTAAGGGTCTCAGCATCCTTAGCTACTGCTGAAACCAGAGGCGttgagggagctcagcacctcttgaGAGGCACTGAGCACCT comes from the Emys orbicularis isolate rEmyOrb1 chromosome 11, rEmyOrb1.hap1, whole genome shotgun sequence genome and includes:
- the CEP70 gene encoding centrosomal protein of 70 kDa isoform X3 — its product is MTEVPQSCALSSNAPAGSMQVTPAQKSTESWCQQEQAEWENVNKLLVRHGLKPVCLAKPRNSRTLTDTIVLDKHSSLGIRLALKTLVDDTERQQKMMHGLIEANRQLRDDIRQERGRACRQEQRAKELENVVENIKSKICQLEDECIAKVCQQQNQVKELQKDQQASQTKYHHQNEKLHEQEETIARLQKELHKVGMEEQQRVATQNKMFCQFCKRAPKSLLDQQ